In Blastopirellula sediminis, the following proteins share a genomic window:
- a CDS encoding MarR family winged helix-turn-helix transcriptional regulator: MLEYDFHNSISHWVCSTAHLIQREMNAALAPRGITFRQAQVLGSLALEGNLSQVELADRMGVEPPSLVAILDRMERDGLIQRQPCPKDRRIRRIAPRTEVMPMWEQVVDTSRAMRARITRGMTPEQVTLLDQLLTIVRQNLKGDEKPDAAATTA; the protein is encoded by the coding sequence GTGCTTGAATACGACTTTCACAACAGCATCAGCCATTGGGTCTGCAGTACGGCCCACCTGATTCAGCGTGAGATGAACGCCGCCCTGGCGCCGCGCGGCATCACGTTTCGCCAGGCGCAAGTTCTCGGCTCTTTGGCCCTCGAAGGGAATCTCTCCCAGGTAGAGCTCGCCGATCGGATGGGGGTCGAACCGCCGAGTCTGGTTGCGATCCTCGATCGGATGGAACGAGACGGTTTGATCCAGCGGCAGCCATGCCCGAAGGACCGTCGCATCCGCCGGATCGCTCCCCGCACCGAAGTGATGCCGATGTGGGAACAAGTGGTCGACACCAGCCGAGCGATGCGTGCTCGCATCACGCGCGGCATGACCCCAGAGCAAGTCACGTTGCTCGATCAACTGCTGACCATCGTCCGCCAAAACCTGAAGGGGGATGAAAAACCAGACGCCGCGGCAACAACCGCCTAG